The nucleotide window TTCTAACACCCATAAACATTTTGATAGCTTTTCTTCCATCGGGGCATCCTATTACGATAATACCTTTTCCCACAGTATTGACAATTATGTAGTCGAATCTTGTCCAGAAAACGATAAACACGAGAAATACAATTCCAAGAAATACTCCAAGAACTGGGTTTTCACCAACTAAGGTGGAAAATATGGGAAGCAGCACTACAATACCCAAAAAGATTTTCCCGAAGTCTTCCCAAATTTTATAGATTGGAACAAAGAGATACAAGAAATAAGCAACATAAATGGCAAAAATCCAGAGAAAAAGGAGAGGGAATTCTCTCCATGGGGCTTTAATGAGGGTTATAATAAAGAGCAACACTACAAGTCCTGCATCTTTCCAGTTGTATCTAAATAATTTGGCCTCTCTGAGCTCATTCGCAAGCATTACCTCTTTGATTTCCTCAAAAGGTATTTTACCCTTCCAGAAAAGATATTTTAAAACAAGCCCATCTTCTTTAATCTCTATACCCCTTCCCCTAGAGAGTGCAAGAAGAGTAAGTCCACCAAAAGTAAGCTCTACAACGCGGACTTGAAGAATTAAACTCGCAATCATTAGAGAATATCCCAATATTACAAAAATCCTTGAAACTCCTAGAGGGGTTATAGGCCATGAGTCCTCAAGCTTCATTCACTTCACCATTGAATTCTTGTCAACCTATGTAAGTTGACATAATATTTAAA belongs to Thermococcus bergensis and includes:
- a CDS encoding PH domain-containing protein, whose product is MKLEDSWPITPLGVSRIFVILGYSLMIASLILQVRVVELTFGGLTLLALSRGRGIEIKEDGLVLKYLFWKGKIPFEEIKEVMLANELREAKLFRYNWKDAGLVVLLFIITLIKAPWREFPLLFLWIFAIYVAYFLYLFVPIYKIWEDFGKIFLGIVVLLPIFSTLVGENPVLGVFLGIVFLVFIVFWTRFDYIIVNTVGKGIIVIGCPDGRKAIKMFMGVRNEA